The genomic region TAACTCCCTTGCGGATAATGGTCGATCCAAGCGTGGCGCGGTCAATCGTTGTGTTGGCGCCAATTTCAACATGGTCTTCGATGATTACATTGCCAATCTGGGCAATTTTCAGGTAATTGTTGTCCGCCTGGGGGGCAAAACCAAACCCGTCGGCGCCGATCACCACCCCAGCATGCAATGTGCAGTGATTACCAATGATATTATCCGAATAGATTTTGACGCCGGCAAACAAGGTGGTATTTGATCCAATCTTAGTATTATCTCCAACATAACTTTGCGGATAGATTTTAGCGTGATCTCCAATCTGTGCGTTGTCGCCCACAAACGCAAAAGGTCCGATGTAAACATCTTTACCAACTTTAGCTGATGGCGAAATGTAGGCTTGTTCCGAAACTCCGGTTTTGTTGAGTTTGATCTGATTGTAAAGTTCCAGCAGCTTTGCGAAGGCTGTGTAAGGATCGTCCACCCTGATAAGTGTTGGTTTCACCGGATGCTCTGGAATGAAACTTTTGGCCACGATCACAATGCTGGCCTGCGATTGATAAATGTGCGGAGTGTACTTGGGATTGGATAAAAACGACAGAGAACCGGGCACCCCCTCTTCGATCTTGGCAAGTTGGCTGACGGCAGCACTTTCATCACCATCAACAATACCATTGAGCAACTGGGCAATTTCTTTAGCTTTAAAAATCATAGGAAAACGGGATTAACGATTAAAATACAAATGATTGAAAATCTTTATTTTAATTTAAATTATCGATGGAATTCAAACGAAAACCTCTTCCCCTGTAAAAGGAGATTTGGGATAGCAAATAAAGTATTTTTTTACCGTTTTGGATAACACTTCTGCTGTTAGATGGTCAGAAACCTCCGAAATGTCCTGTAAACGTCCGTCGCGGAAATAAATGCTGATCCGTTCATGGGTTGGATCGTAAGCACTGTTTTTGGCAATATCAGCAAAAACGAAGTATTCAGCCTCATCCTTAGTTAGCGAAAAATGTTTGGCCACCAAATCCTTCCGCCCGGCAATTTCCTCATAAGGGATAGGCTGCGTGCGGATTTCGGTTCTGAAAAGGTGGCGGTTAACCAGGCTTTTGCAAAGCAAAGACAGCACTTTGTCGCTACTGCCAGTCCACTCTTTGATTGCGGTAAAAATATCGAAGTCGTCAATTCTTGCAAATAAATCCAACAATTGCGGAGTGATCAGAAAGTCATCCTTTTTCACCCGTTCTTTTAGGAAGAAATTAAGAGGGGTGGTTGCAAAAAGATCAACACCCTGAGCAGAAAGGAATTTTGCCCTGCGGATGATTTGCAGTAACATTTGCTCTGCTGCGAGTACCGTCTTATGCAAGTAAACCTGCCAGTACATCAACCGGCGGGCGACCAGG from Bacteroidales bacterium harbors:
- the lpxD gene encoding UDP-3-O-(3-hydroxymyristoyl)glucosamine N-acyltransferase — protein: MIFKAKEIAQLLNGIVDGDESAAVSQLAKIEEGVPGSLSFLSNPKYTPHIYQSQASIVIVAKSFIPEHPVKPTLIRVDDPYTAFAKLLELYNQIKLNKTGVSEQAYISPSAKVGKDVYIGPFAFVGDNAQIGDHAKIYPQSYVGDNTKIGSNTTLFAGVKIYSDNIIGNHCTLHAGVVIGADGFGFAPQADNNYLKIAQIGNVIIEDHVEIGANTTIDRATLGSTIIRKGVKLDNLIQIAHNVEIGENTVMAAQSGVAGSSKVGRNCMIAAQVGITGHITIGNNVKIAGQSGISSSLKDDSVVFGSPAFDAAKYKKAYIHFRNLQKIVDKVDELEKKLKALEENK